From a region of the Marasmius oreades isolate 03SP1 chromosome 7, whole genome shotgun sequence genome:
- the MCA1 gene encoding Ca(2+)-dependent cysteine protease (MEROPS:MER0114503), whose translation MWNNNSGPPPFPTAQRGYQPGYAPSYGPPAGHPSPPHGYGPPPGPPPSSGYPGSGHYGPPPGPPPPGYGAPLGPPPGPPPIQRNSYPGQQYHQTHHQTHGGGGGGGGYPGQNYAQQFHPHGPPPRPPTQQQHYGPHFQGPNHEDHQPYFQYSQCNGKKKALCIGINYIGRSGELSGCINDAQNMSRFLCTHFGYKKEDIVMLTDDAPNPRQRPTGQNIIQAMQWLVRGAAPNDSLFFHYSGHGGQTKDLDGDEEDGSDEVIYPLDHEANGHIVDDIIHDILVKPLPPGCRLTAIFDSCHSGSAMDLPYIYSTEGKIKEPNLAAEAGQGLLSAVTSYARGDMSGVMTSAMGLLKSATGQNQKAQKKARETKTSPADCISLSGCKDSQTSADTVEAGSATGAMSYAFITTLSTNPQQSYMELLNNIRDILRSKYSQKPQLSSSHPIDTSIMFIC comes from the exons ATGTGGAATAATAACTCAGGACCTCCCCC TTTCCCAAC TGCTCAAAGAGGGTACCAACCTGGCTACGCTCCATCTTACGGTCCACCAGCCGGCCATccatctccaccacatgG TTATGGACCTCCTCCTGGACCTCCTCCTTCCTCGGG CTACCCAGGAAGCGGGCA CTACGGACCGCCCCCAGGACCTCCACCACCTGG CTACGGTGCACCTTTAGGTCCACCCCCTGGCCCCCCTCCAATCCAAAGGAACTCTTACCCCGGGCAACAATACCACCAGACTCACCACCAGACTcacggtggtggaggtggaggtggaggatatCCCGGACA GAACTACGCGCAACAGTTCCACCCGC ATGGTCCTCCGCCTAGACCCCCTACCCAGCAGCAACACTACGGACCCCACTTCCAAGGCCCAAACCACGAAGATCACCAACCTTACTTCCAGTACTCTCAGTGTAACGGAAAGAAAAAAGCTCTCTGC ATCGGTATCAATTACATCGGTCGTTCGGGAGAGTTGAGTGGTTGTATCAACGACGCGCAGAACATGTCTCGTTTCCTTTGCA CTCATTTCGGATACAAGAAAGAAGATATTGTCATGCTCACCGATGATGCACCCAATCCCCGCCAACGACCTACCGGACAGAATATC ATCCAAGCAATGCAATGGCTGGTCAGGGGAGCCGCTCCCAATGATTCTCTATTCTTCCATT ATTCTGGCCATGGTGGTCAAACAAAGGACCTGGACGGCGATGAAGAGGACGGTTCTGATGAAG TCATCTATCCT CTCGACCATGAAGCGAACGGCCACATTGTCGATGAT ATAATTCATGATATTCTGGTGAAACCTCTTCCGCCAGGGTGTAGGTTGACGGCCATTTTTGAC TCTTGTCACTCTGGATCTGCTATGG ATCTTCCATACATT TACTCGACCGAAGGTAAAATCAAGGAGCCCAATCTGGCTGCCGAAGCTGGTCAAGGTTTACTCTCGGCTGTGACATCTTACGCTCGCGGTGATATGAGTGGTGTGATGACATCAGCTATGGGTCTCCTCAAGTCCGCCACCGGCCAAAACCAGAAGGCCCAGAAGAAGGCTCGCGAGACGAAGACGAGTCCTGCCGACTGT ATCTCCTTGAGTGGGTGTAAAGACTCTCAAACGAGTGCTGACACTGTTGAGGCTGGCAGTGCTACTGGTGCGATGAGTTAT GCTTTCATCACAACTCTTT CTACCAATCCCCAGCAAAGCTACATGGAACTCCTGAACAACATCAG GGATATCCTTCGAAGCAAGTACAGCCAGAAACCTCAG TTGTCGTCTTCGCACCCAATC GATACGAGCATCATGTTTATCTGCTAA
- a CDS encoding uncharacterized protein (BUSCO:EOG09263ROQ) → MAATETRASQDILIPELSQLSLLIDSKPECLGAGDDDLKNAALRATKFIFDLSVQSESQAKEHLDGFLASISPSQAPQTRSQTRKRKRNPSPPPPQIKFEPTPLSSLFVDDMAEDQVWSQLDLKAKNICGILDYILESEQPESGDEGPAMSEDDDEEDLDEETEVRLIEALERVQKGERVDFGALGLEDALGKFLSSQGSDEEEEEEEDDDDDEGDGSAEREGDGRVALRDSSSEEDEEEDEPKTMLDIISRSRRIPESQGKKAKPKSPAHQELDDGFFDLDAFNAETERAEAKRASSGRLNDDEDESSDEEGSVDLFAPIDDFEAVAFDEEDLENDASNLYFADFFKAPARSYRAGPKHPDPPKKVGSVRFHDEVRVRPIKATGKNRPTSEMYMDQEENEDEDEDGGEFDGFGGTDLEEDSFGEFQGIDAEEDEEDEDSGLDDQDDGGESDEDDEMEDEDEEDNPRDTIERLKDDLFAEEEPDSQRDLSTHEKRMAALKEQISELEAENVGQKDWTLLGEADSRSRPQNSLLEEDLEFERVQKPVPVITEEVVQGLEERIKARIREGRFDDVVRIRPFEDKPFLPSRSFELNGSKSKQSLAQIYEDDYVATQTGGVAGEDRDGKLKKEHEEIEKLWEGICGKLDALCNAHYTPKQPKATISTVSNVSTATLESALPTTQSVSTMLAPEEVFAPKVSDLRSKSEMTPAEKQALRRKERKAKQKSRNALDKSLDKYAKAKKGGSVKKQKEEALKSVVKSGKGVTVVGKKSLKDSVKGRKGKS, encoded by the exons ATGGCAGCAACAGAGACAAGGGCAAGCCAGGACATCCTAATTCCAGAACTCTCCCAGCTTTCTCTCTTGATAGACAGCAAACCAGAATGTCTTGGTGCTGGAGACGACGACTTGAAAAATGCTGCCCTCAGAGCTACCAAATTCATATTCGACCTTT CTGTTCAATCAGAAAGTCAAGCAAAAGAACATTTGGATGGTTTCCTGGCctctatttctccttcacAAGCACCACAGACGCGGTCGCAAACGCGGAAACGCAAACGAAACCCTAGCCCCCCGCCTCCCCAAATTAAATTCGAACCAACCCCTCTCAGTTCTTTGTTTGTGGATGACATGGCTGAAGATCAGGTCTGGTCACAGCTAGATTTAAAGGCAAAGAACATATGTGGCATCCTCGACTATATTTTGGAGTCTGAGCAACCAGAGAGCGGTGATGAAGGTCCAGCGATGAgtgaagatgacgatgaagaggaccTTGATGAAGAGACAGAAGTAAGATTAATAGAAGCTCTAGAACGAGTACAAAAAGGTGAACGCGTGGACTTCGGAGCGTTGGGGCTGGAGGATGCGTTAGGGAAGTTCTTATCAAGTCAAGGttctgacgaagaagaagaagaagaagaagatgatgatgatgatgaaggagatggaagCGCTGAAAGGGAGGGAGATGGAAGAGTTGCACTGCGAGATTCTTCgtcagaggaagatgaggaagaagatgaaccaaaaaCGATGCTCGACATAATATCACGCTCTCGGCGCATCCCAGAATCCCAAGGAAAGAAAGCGAAACCAAAATCTCCGGCACACCAGGAACTTGACGATGGTTTCTTCGATTTAGACGCGTTCAATGCAGAGACAGAACGTGCCGAAGCTAAAAGAGCCTCATCAGGTCGGTTGAACGATGACGAGGACGAAAGCTCTGACGAAGAAGGCTCGGTCGATCTGTTTGCGCCGATCGATGATTTCGAAGCGGTGGCgtttgatgaagaggatcTAGAGAACGATGCTAGCA ATCTATATTTTGCCGACTTTTTCAAGGCTCCTGCCAGAAGTTATAGAGCGGGTCCCAAACATCCAGATCCCCCGAAGAAGGTCGGTTCCGTGCGGTTCCACGACGAAGTGCGGGTGAGGCCGATTAAGGCCACAGGAAAGAATCGTCCAACTTCAGAAATGTATATGGATCAGGAAGAgaacgaggacgaggacgaggacggtGGTGAATTTGATGGCTTTGGTGGTACTGATTTGGAAGAGGACAGCTTCGGGGAATTTCAAGGCATAGATgcagaagaggacgaggaggatgaagatagTGGTTTGGACGATCAGGACGATGGTGGTGAAagtgatgaagatgacgagatggaggatgaggatgaggaagataaTCCTCGAGACACTATTGAGCGACTGAAAGACGACCTCTTCGCCGAAGAAGAGCCTGACTCGCAAAGAG ATTTGTCGACGCACGAGAAGCGTATGGCTGCGCTCAAAGAGCAAATATCTGAGCTCGAAGCTGAGAACGTCGGCCAGAAGGATTGGACACTCTTGGGAGAAGCTGATTCTCGTTCACGTCCTCAAAACTCCCTGCTTGAGGAAGACCTCGAGTTTGAACGCGTTCAGAAACCAGTCCCAGTTATTACAGAAGAAGTTGTTCAGGGCCTCGAGGAAAGGATAAAAGCACGGATTCGCGAAGGACGCTTTGACGACGTTGTCAGAATACGGCCGTTTGAAGACAAAccattccttccttctcgCTCTTTCGAACTGAACGGCAGCAAGTCAAAACAATCCCTTGCTCAAATATACGAAGATGACTATGTTGCCACGCAAACCGGTGGTGTGGCGGGCGAAGATCGCGACGGAAAACTCAAGAAGGAACACGAGGAGATTGAAAAACTTTGGGAAGGGATTTGTGGTAAACTCGACGCTTTGTGTAACGCTCATTATACACCGAAACAG CCCAAAGCGACGATATCTACCGTCTCCAACGTCTCCACTGCCACACTAGAATCAGCTCTTCCCACAACTCAATCAGTTTCGACTATGCTTGCGCCAGAGGAGGTGTTTGCACCAAAAGTGTCTGATCTTCGCTCCAAGAGCGAAATGACGCCTGCGGAGAAACAAGCGTTGCGTCGGAAGGAACGCAAAGCGAAGCAGAAGAGTCGAAACGCGCTTGACAAGAGCTTAGACAAATATGCAAAGGCAAAGAAGGGTGGTAGTGTTAAGAAACAGAAAGAGGAGGCACTGAAGAGTGTTGTGAAGAGTGGGAAGGGTGTCACGGTAGTTGGAAAAAAGTCTTTGAAGGATTCGGTCAAAGGCAGAAAGGGCAAATCATGA